A genomic region of Bacillota bacterium contains the following coding sequences:
- a CDS encoding septal ring lytic transglycosylase RlpA family protein, whose protein sequence is MPILTAMCTGFFGVSAASAPSPAAAANGAVIDGKNLAEVDLLGQVVVRIGASFGGLTPLGRARTVADRLTDLVTRGTQPRMVHITRVNGTWAVVAGDQVVVTVDDGTAVARSAKPKDLAFVWANNIRAALGETPLSSLDYWVPGGQAKIAETQFGVASWYGPGFRGRKTANGETFDPQSLTAAHRTLAFGTMVLVTNLANGRSVLVKINDRGPWVDRRVIDLSQAAASRLNLVDAGIGLVRLDIIR, encoded by the coding sequence GTGCCCATATTGACCGCGATGTGCACTGGTTTCTTCGGGGTGTCGGCGGCTTCGGCTCCGAGCCCGGCGGCCGCGGCCAACGGCGCCGTCATCGACGGAAAGAACCTCGCCGAGGTCGACCTCCTGGGCCAGGTGGTGGTGAGGATCGGCGCTTCCTTCGGGGGATTGACCCCGCTGGGGCGGGCCAGGACCGTGGCCGATCGGCTGACCGACTTGGTCACCAGGGGCACTCAGCCGCGGATGGTCCATATCACGCGAGTCAACGGGACCTGGGCCGTGGTCGCCGGCGACCAAGTCGTCGTCACGGTCGACGACGGCACGGCGGTCGCCCGCTCGGCGAAGCCCAAGGACCTCGCCTTCGTCTGGGCCAACAACATTCGGGCCGCCCTCGGCGAGACCCCCCTGAGCAGCCTGGACTACTGGGTTCCCGGTGGCCAGGCCAAGATCGCCGAGACCCAGTTCGGTGTGGCCTCCTGGTACGGCCCCGGTTTTCGCGGCCGGAAGACGGCCAATGGTGAGACCTTCGATCCCCAGAGCCTAACCGCTGCCCACCGGACCCTCGCCTTCGGGACCATGGTCCTCGTCACCAACCTGGCCAACGGGCGGAGCGTCCTGGTCAAGATCAACGATCGCGGGCCGTGGGTCGATCGGCGGGTGATCGACCTCTCGCAGGCC